A single Gambusia affinis linkage group LG20, SWU_Gaff_1.0, whole genome shotgun sequence DNA region contains:
- the LOC122822973 gene encoding uncharacterized protein LOC122822973 yields MKAKWWSSVLALLCMPAEVILSTWTASQSPISISNVWINSSLEIKCSTSLENLSGLSLKRRFLGDELILYLNFDKGVVTKNTTMDKFQNRISMSKEQLDPGARYTFKLQLSLLGLEDTDLYYCSWAYIDEQYNNVNLESNGTVVIVREGRPAKECSVRTVDLTLICLSIAAFTGVFLMIIGLMIVRCRRFKKNFTPFRGYAPPLPPRPSRPPRPPRPNQPRNIYTQQQQTVDHCPYMMTSTQNYGNFGNL; encoded by the exons CTTCCCAAAGCCCCATTTCCATTTCCAATGTGTGGATCAATTCGTCGCTTGAGATCAAATGCTCCACATCCCTAGAGAACCTTTCGGGCCTCTCTCTAAAAAGGCGCTTCCTTGGAGACGAGCTAATTCTGTACCTCAACTTTGACAAGGGAGTTGTTACCAAGAACACTACAATGGATAAATTTCAGAACAGAATTAGCATGTCCAAAGAGCAGCTGGATCCAGGAGCCAGGTATACGTTTAAGCTACAGCTGTCCCTTCTGGGGCTGGAAGACACAGACTTGTATTACTGCAGCTGGGCCTACATTGACGAACAATACAACAACGTTAACTTGGAGAGCAATGGGACCGTCGTCATTGTCAGAG AGGGCAGACCGGCGAAAGAGTGCAGCGTCCGCACCGTGGATCTGACCCTGATCTGCCTGAGCATCGCAGCGTTCACAGGTGTATTTCTGATGATCATCGGCCTGATGATCGTGAGGTGCAGGAGG TTCAAGAAGAACTTCACTCCTTTCAGGGGTTACGCCCCTCCCTTGCCTCCGAGACCCTCGCGACCTCCGCGACCCCCCAGACCCAACCAGCCTCGGAACATCTacacgcagcagcagcagaccgTCGATCACTGCCCCTATATGATGACGTCCACGCAAAACTACGGCAACTTTGGCAATCTGTGA